One genomic window of Vicia villosa cultivar HV-30 ecotype Madison, WI unplaced genomic scaffold, Vvil1.0 ctg.003724F_1_1, whole genome shotgun sequence includes the following:
- the LOC131641411 gene encoding probable LRR receptor-like serine/threonine-protein kinase At5g48740 produces MDLRDSWTVFFLFCSFLVVAFCVQDESHETGFLSLSCGGTTSFNDSSNISWLSDTPYITNGKTTTINYRDGSLSTNISARFFPHSRGRACYRIPANSATSLILVRAKFVYKNYDGLEKPPIFYVSLGTAIAAKVNLAKNDPWIEEFLWEVNKDTLTFCLNPIPSGGSPVISLLEIRPLPKGSYAKGKEDFPNKLLRMSYRIDCGHINESIRYPMDPYDRIWNGDRSFIPFHATKGFKIHNSFTQSNIVEKPPSSVLQTGRVLARQNTMAYNLPLEGLGDYYIILYFAAILPVFPSFDVFINGDIVKSNYTIRRSEISALYITRKRINNLNITLRSVNFYPQINAFEVYNMVDIPPEASSTTVSAMQVIQQSIGLDLGWQDDPCSPFPWDHIDCEGNLVTSLTLSDINLRSISPTFGDLLDLKTLDLHNTSLAGDIQNLGSLQSLAKLNLSFNQLTSFGVELENLIRLQILDLQSNSLQGLVPDSLGEIENLHLLNLENNKLQGPLPQSLNKDTIEIRTSGNLCLTFSTAVCDDASSDAPSIEAPQLITVPGRKNHGQNHLAIILGTVGGAALTIFLIFLSVFVYKAKRRYEALHKTREETDVRNWGTERIFTYKEIKVATSSFKEIIGRGSFGSVYLGRLPNGKSVAVKVRFDKSQLGVDSFINEIHLLSKIRHQNLVSLEGFCHESKHQILVYEYLPGGSLADHLYGANSHKTPLSWMRRLKIAVDAAKGLDYLHNGSEPRIIHRDIKCSNILLDIDLNAKVCDFGLSKQVTKADATHVTTVVKGTAGYLDPEYYSTQQLTEKSDVYSFGVVLLELICGREPLIHSGTPDSFNLVLWAKPYLQAGAFEIVDERIQGTFDLESMKKAASIAVNSVERDASQRPPISEVLAELREAYNIQLRFSES; encoded by the exons ATGGATTTAAGAGATTCATGGACTGTCTTCTTTCTGTTTTGTAGCttcttggttgttgctttctgtgTACAAGATG AATCTCATGAAACGGGTTTCTTGAGTCTATCATGTGGTGGAACAACAAGCTTCAATGATTCATCAAACATTTCATGGCTCTCAGACACTCCTTACATAACCAATGGAAAGACAACCACCATCAATTACCGCGATGGTTCCTTGTCGACAAACATCTCGGCTCGGTTCTTCCCTCATTCGAGAGGCCGCGCATGTTATCGAATACCAGCGAACAGTGCAACTAGTTTGATTCTTGTGAGAGCAAAATTTGTATACAAAAACTATGATGGACTTGAAAAACCACCTATTTTCTATGTTTCTCTTGGGACAGCTATTGCTGCTAAGGTAAACTTGGCCAAAAATGATCCATGGATAGAAGAGTTTCTCTGGGAAGTCAATAAGGATACATTGACATTCTGTTTGAATCCGATTCCAAGTGGTGGTTCGCCGGTAATTTCTTTACTTGAAATTAGGCCACTTCCTAAAGGGTCTTACGCAAAGGGTAAAGAAGATTTCCCGAATAAATTACTTCGGATGAGTTATAGAATTGATTGTGGACACATCAATGAGTCTATAAG GTATCCTATGGATCCATATGATAGAATATGGAATGGTGATAGAAGTTTCATACCTTTTCATGCTACAAAAGGGTTTAAGATTCATAATAGCTTCACTCAATCCAATATTGTGGAGAAACCGCCATCTTCTGTTCTTCAAACAGGAAGAGTCTTGGCACGGCAAAACACGATGGCGTATAACCTCCCTCTCGAGGGGTTAGGGGACTACTACATCATCCTTTATTTTGCTGCAATTCTTCCCGTGTTCCCTTCATTTGATGTGTTCATAAACGGAGATATTGTAAAGTCAAACTATACAATAAGAAGATCAGAAATCAGTGCTTTATATATTACTAGAAAGAGGATCAACAATTTGAATATAACACTAAGAAGTGTCAACTTCTACCCTCAGATCAATGCATTTGAGGTGTATAATATGGTTGATATCCCGCCAGAAGCCTCCTCAACCACAG TTTCAGCAATGCAAGTTATTCAACAATCGATTGGCTTGGATCTAGGATGGCAAGACGATCCATGCTCGCCTTTTCCATGGGATCACATAGATTGCGAAGGAAACTTAGTTACATCATT GACTCTCTCAGACATAAACTTGAGATCGATCAGTCCAACATTCGGCGACTTGTTGGACCTTAAAACATT GGATTTGCACAACACATCACTTGCAGGAGACATCCAGAATTTGGGTAGCTTGCAAAGTCTTGCAAAACT GAACCTTAGTTTCAATCAGCTTACCTCCTTTGGTGTAGAGCTGGAAAACTTGATAAGACTTCAAATTTT AGACTTGCAAAGTAATAGTCTCCAAGGATTAGTGCCTGATAGCTTGGGAGAGATAGAAAACCTTCACTTACT GAATCTAGAAAACAACAAACTACAAGGTCCACTTCCACAGTCTTTGAACAAAGACACTATAGAGATCAG AACATCTGGGAATTTGTGCCTTACTTTTTCCACAGCCGTGTGCGATGATGCATCATCCGATGCTCCTTCAATTGAAGCACCACAATTGATTACAGTTCCCGGAAGGAAGAACCATGGACAAAATCATCTAGCAATAATACTAGGCACAGTTGGAGGAGCTGCACTTACCATTTTCCTAATATTTCTTTCAGTGTTTGTATACAAAGCTAAAAGAAGATATGAAGCCTTACACAAAACTA GAGAAGAAACTGATGTGAGGAACTGGGGCACAGAAAGAATTTTTACCTACAAAGAAATTAAAGTAGCTACTAGCAGTTTTAAGGAAATCATAGGAAGAGGAAGTTTTGGATCTGTTTACCTTGGAAGGCTTCCAAACGGAAAATCAGTTGCTGTTAAAGTTCGGTTCGATAAATCCCAACTTGGGGTTGATTCTTTTATCAATGAG ATTCATCTCCTGTCAAAAATCCGCCATCAAAATCTTGTGTCTTTGGAAGGATTCTGTCATGAATCAAAGCATCAGATATTGGTGTATGAATACTTGCCTGGTGGATCCCTTGCCGATCACCTTTACG GTGCAAACAGCCATAAAACTCCCTTAAGCTGGATGCGAAGGTTGAAAATTGCTGTCGATGCAGCAAAAG GATTGGATTATTTGCATAACGGAAGCGAACCAAGAATCATACACCGTGATATCAAGTGTAGTAACATCCTCTTGGACATAGATTTGAATGCCAAGGTCTGTGATTTTGGCCTCTCTAAGCAGGTAACCAAAGCAGATGCAACTCATGTCACCACCGTTGTCAAGGGAACTGCTGGTTATCTAGATCCAGA GTATTATTCTACTCAACAGCTTACTGAGAAAAGTGATGTATATAGCTTTGGAGTTGTTCTATTGGAACTCATTTGTGGAAGAGAACCATTGATTCACTCGGGGACTCCTGATTCATTCAATTTGGTTTTATGG GCAAAACCCTATTTACAGGCGGGTGCATTTGAAATTGTGGATGAAAGAATACAAGGAACTTTTGATCTAGAGAGCATGAAGAAGGCAGCCTCCATAGCTGTAAATTCAGTGGAAAGAGACGCATCACAGAGACCACCCATTTCTGAAGTATTAGCCGAGCTAAGGGAAGCTTATAATATTCAGCTCAGATTTTCGGAGTCTTAA
- the LOC131641413 gene encoding uncharacterized protein LOC131641413 produces MSFTPVFPFKSLLNLPSINLRRCSTTQPVTLTLFSSLPFSHKLLANSNIPHLFRNRIRCIKQEGEENHEALKSDIPDKQDGFNKEVHTNGKGGHNKTEIPFLAMIAIALGIAAVATYASIHQQPILGSPSGLQILSQGSSSSAVAPVAAGFTFKVFGFSVVIPQYAPGWIYFWLLMAAGCGLFVSEEALNIWVGTSIARLLSIDGTWQSFAESFSRNAPYIISTVLWVYWGVCISDMIPFYFGKLFRQSGASADVTSRLGIGKEKAKEITDVVQKYGNLIGFVERFSLGVRNPTAFLAGALGISPELYFAGVCCGGLFTLSIQLGIGFLLRERPIFALATVATVVGIWTVFPYAVAASTAVFFYVRNKYLS; encoded by the exons ATGTCTTTTACACCTGTTTTCCCATTTAAGTCTTTGTTAAACCTTCCTTCAATCAATCTCAGACGCTGTTCTACTACACAACCTGTTACTCTTACACTCTTTAGCTCCTTACCTTTCTCTCACAAGTTGCTTGCAAATTCAAATATtcctcaccttttcag AAACAGAATTAGGTGCATTAAACAAGAGGGCGAGGAAAATCACGAGGCTTTAAAATCTGATATACCAGATAAACAAGATGGATTCAATAAGGAGGTGCATACAAATGGTAAAGGGGGACATAACAAGACGGAGATCCCGTTCCTGGCTATGATTGCAATTGCATTGGGCATAGCTGCAGTAGCTACATATGCATCCATTCACCAGCAGCCGATTCTAGGATCACCGTCCGGTTTGCAGATTCTGTCGCAAGGCTCTTCCTCTTCAGCAGTTGCTCCAGTTGCTGCTGGTTTCACTTTCAAAGTGTTTGGATTCAGTGTTGTAATTCCGCAATATGCACCGGG ATGGATCTACTTCTGGTTACTTATGGCTGCAGGTTGTGGACTTTTCGTTAGTGAAGAAGCTTTAAATATTTGG GTTGGTACATCAATAGCAAGGCTTTTGTCTATCGACGGAACATGGCAGTCGTTTGCTGAGTCTTTCTCGAGGAACGCTCCGTACATCATATCAACGGTTCTATGGGTTTATTG GGGAGTTTGCATTAGTGACATGATACCCTTTTACTTTGGGAAACTTTTTAGACAGTCTGGTGCGTCTGCTGATGTTACTTCAAGG TTAGGAATTGGCAAAGAGAAAGCTAAGGAAATCACGGATGTTGTACAAAAGTATGGGAATCTTATCGGTTTTG TTGAACGGTTCTCTCTTGGAGTGAGAAACCCCACAGCTTTCCTTGCAGGAGCCTTG GGTATTTCTCCGGAGTTGTATTTTGCAGGGGTCTGTTGTGGAGGTCTGTTCACACTTTCAATTCAG CTTGGAATAGGATTCCTTTTGAGAGAACGCCCTATATTTGCTCTTGCTACTGTCGCAACCGTAGTG GGAATTTGGACAGTTTTTCCATATGCTGTGGCTGCTTCAACTGCTGTATTCTTTTATGTCAGGAACAAGTACTTATCTTAG
- the LOC131641412 gene encoding DEAD-box ATP-dependent RNA helicase 13 isoform X1, whose protein sequence is MAEAATSSMRKAKRKNRSLKTQDPELDRLESLPWNSSIPQQDEQDDNAFSLFTGSNELEGGFLSLEEIDEADYGINIPDPENHDRKHNSNQNKKLNKQKQDITCSDGETVNDESKKSKVKKKKKKKSKDAKENQKVQHSNSNTAVDADVKDVVEEESIDETEYYAWNELRLHPLLMKAIHKLGFKEPTPIQKACIPAAAHQGKDVIGAAETGSGKTLAFGLPILQRLLEEREKAANVVSEKGEEAEKYASTGLLRSLIIAPTRELALQVTDHLKAVAKYINVRVTPIVGGILAEKQERLLKARPEIVVGTPGRLWELMSSGEKHLVELHSLSFFVLDEADRMVQNGHFKELQSIIDMLPMSNVSSEVNSQDAQSCVTVSSVQRKKRQTLVFSATVALSADFRKKLKRGSIQKKQLSTDGLDSIETLSERAGMRPNAAIIDLTNPSILAAKIEESFIECTEDDKDAHLYYILTVHGQGRTIVFCTSIAALRHISSILRILGVNVWTLHAQMQQRARLKAMDRFREKENGILVATDVAARGLDIPGIKTVVHYQLPHSAEVYVHRSGRTARASAEGCSIALISPKDTSKFASLCKSFSKDTFQRFPLENSYMPEILKRLSLARQIDKITRKDSQEKAEKSWFDRNASSVDLVTENYDSEEEQVNKHRQKKASSKKLKNLQTELSTLISRPLQSKTFSHRYLAGAGVTPLLQEQLQQLARQKLSERQGTGFGKKGKLVVIGQDCVDALHALRSAGEEVRMDIKDSTGRQRNAVSSKRKRKEEKTRLRDQRKKKKRDLNQDDE, encoded by the exons ATGGCAGAAGCGGCTACTTCTTCGATGAGAAAGGCCAAAAGAAAAAACAGAAGCCTAAAAACTCAGGACCCTGAGCTCGACCGTCTCGAATCACTTCCATGGAACTCTTCTATTCCTCAACAGGATGAACAAGATGATAACGCTTTTTCGCTCTTCACTGGCTCCAATGAACTCGAAGGAG GTTTTCTTTCACTTGAGGAGATTGATGAAGCGGATTATGGTATAAATATTCCCGATCCTGAAAATCATGACAGGAAACACAATTCTAATCAGAACAAGAAGTTGAATAAGCAGAAACAAGACATTACTTGTAGTGATGGAGAAACGGTGAATGATGAGAGCAAAAAGTCTaaagtgaagaaaaagaaaaagaagaaaagcaaGGATGCAAAGGAAAACCAGAAAGTTCagcattcaaattcaaatacTG CCGTAGATGCCGATGTGAAGGATGTTGTTGAGGAAGAGAGCATTGATGAAACTGAATATTATGCATGGAACGAGTTGAGGCTTCATCCTCTTTTAATGAAAGCAATACACAAGTTGGGATTCAAGGAACCAACACCAATACAAAAAGCTTGTATTCCGGCTGCTGCTCATCAAGGGAAG GATGTTATCGGGGCTGCAGAGACAGGATCTGGTAAAACACTTGCATTTGGTTTGCCCATTTTGCAACGTCTTTTGGAGGAGCGTGAGAAGGCTGCAAATGTGGTCAGTGAAAAGGGTGAAGAAGCTGAAAAATACGCTTCCACGGGCCTTTTAAGGAGTCTTATTATTGCTCCAACTAGAGAACTTGCACTTCAG GTCACTGATCATCTGAAAGCAGTAGCCAAGTATATTAATGTTCGGGTGACCCCTATAGTTGGAGGTATTTTAGCAGAAAAGCAGGAAAGACTTTTAAAAGCAAGGCCTGAGATTGTGGTTGGTACTCCAGGGAGGTTATGGGAACTAATGTCATCTGGAGAAAAGCATCTGGTTGAG TTACATTCGCTGTCTTTTTTTGTTCTTGACGAGGCTGATCGAATGGTACAAAATGGTCATTTTAAGGAGTTGCAATCAATAATTGACATGCTTCCCATGTCTAATGTCTCCAGTGAAGTTAATTCTCAAGATGCACAAAGTTGTGTTACAGTTTCTAGTGTCCAAAGAAAGAAAAGGCAAACTCTTGTTTTCTCTGCAACTGTTGCACTATCTGCTGATTTTCGCAAGAAGCTAAAGCGCGGTTCAATTCAGAAAAAGCAACTGTCGACTGATGGTTTGGATTCTATTGAAACTCTTTCTGAGCGAGCGGGAATGAGACCCAATGCAGCAATTATTGATCTTACCAATCCATCAATATTAGCAGCCAAGATTGAGGAGTCATTTATTGA ATGCACAGAAGACGATAAAGATGCCCATTTGTATTATATTCTCACTGTCCATGGACAAGGACGCACTATAGTTTTCTGTACGTCAATTGCTGCTTTGCGCCATATTTCTTCCATATTGCGCATTCTTGGCGTCAATGTCTGGACTCTTCATGCTCAAATGCAACAACGAGCGCGTTTAAAG GCCATGGACCGCTTTCGTGAAAAGGAAAATGGCATACTTGTTGCAACAGATGTTGCTGCAAGAGGTCTTGATATACCCGGTATTAAAACTGTTGTCCATTATCAGCTTCCACATTCAGCAGAG GTTTATGTTCATAGAAGTGGAAGAACAGCTAGAGCTTCTGCTGAAGGTTGTAGCATTGCTTTAATCTCCCCAAAAGATACATCAAAGTTTGCTTCATTGTGCAAGTCATTTTCGAAG GATACCTTTCAACGGTTTCCTTTGGAGAACTCATACATGCCAGAGATTCTAAAACGATTGTCTCTTGCTCGTCAAATAGACAAGATAACAAGGAAAGATTCTCAG GAGAAGGCAGAAAAAAGCTGGTTTGATCGGAATGCTAGCTCAGTGGATTTAGTTACCGAAAATTATGACAGTGAGGAGGAACAAGTTAATAAACATAGACAAAAGAAAGCCAGCTCTAAGAAATTGAAGAATTTGCAAACG GAACTCAGTACGCTGATTTCACGTCCTCTGCAATCAAAAACATTTTCACATCGATATTTAGCAGGG GCCGGTGTAACGCCCCTCCTGCAGGAACAATTGCAACAATTAGCAAGGCAAAAATTAAGTGAGCGCCAGGGTACAGGATTCGGCAAAAAGGGAAAATTGGTTGTGATTGGTCAAGATTGTGTGGACGCACTTCATGCACTTCGGAGTGCTGGTGAAGAG GTACGCATGGATATCAAGGATTCAACGGGAAGACAAAGAAATGCAGTGAGTtctaagagaaaaagaaaagaggaaaagacaC
- the LOC131641412 gene encoding DEAD-box ATP-dependent RNA helicase 13 isoform X2 has translation MAEAATSSMRKAKRKNRSLKTQDPELDRLESLPWNSSIPQQDEQDDNAFSLFTGSNELEGGFLSLEEIDEADYGINIPDPENHDRKHNSNQNKKLNKQKQDITCSDGETVNDESKKSKVKKKKKKKSKDAKENQKVQHSNSNTDADVKDVVEEESIDETEYYAWNELRLHPLLMKAIHKLGFKEPTPIQKACIPAAAHQGKDVIGAAETGSGKTLAFGLPILQRLLEEREKAANVVSEKGEEAEKYASTGLLRSLIIAPTRELALQVTDHLKAVAKYINVRVTPIVGGILAEKQERLLKARPEIVVGTPGRLWELMSSGEKHLVELHSLSFFVLDEADRMVQNGHFKELQSIIDMLPMSNVSSEVNSQDAQSCVTVSSVQRKKRQTLVFSATVALSADFRKKLKRGSIQKKQLSTDGLDSIETLSERAGMRPNAAIIDLTNPSILAAKIEESFIECTEDDKDAHLYYILTVHGQGRTIVFCTSIAALRHISSILRILGVNVWTLHAQMQQRARLKAMDRFREKENGILVATDVAARGLDIPGIKTVVHYQLPHSAEVYVHRSGRTARASAEGCSIALISPKDTSKFASLCKSFSKDTFQRFPLENSYMPEILKRLSLARQIDKITRKDSQEKAEKSWFDRNASSVDLVTENYDSEEEQVNKHRQKKASSKKLKNLQTELSTLISRPLQSKTFSHRYLAGAGVTPLLQEQLQQLARQKLSERQGTGFGKKGKLVVIGQDCVDALHALRSAGEEVRMDIKDSTGRQRNAVSSKRKRKEEKTRLRDQRKKKKRDLNQDDE, from the exons ATGGCAGAAGCGGCTACTTCTTCGATGAGAAAGGCCAAAAGAAAAAACAGAAGCCTAAAAACTCAGGACCCTGAGCTCGACCGTCTCGAATCACTTCCATGGAACTCTTCTATTCCTCAACAGGATGAACAAGATGATAACGCTTTTTCGCTCTTCACTGGCTCCAATGAACTCGAAGGAG GTTTTCTTTCACTTGAGGAGATTGATGAAGCGGATTATGGTATAAATATTCCCGATCCTGAAAATCATGACAGGAAACACAATTCTAATCAGAACAAGAAGTTGAATAAGCAGAAACAAGACATTACTTGTAGTGATGGAGAAACGGTGAATGATGAGAGCAAAAAGTCTaaagtgaagaaaaagaaaaagaagaaaagcaaGGATGCAAAGGAAAACCAGAAAGTTCagcattcaaattcaaatacTG ATGCCGATGTGAAGGATGTTGTTGAGGAAGAGAGCATTGATGAAACTGAATATTATGCATGGAACGAGTTGAGGCTTCATCCTCTTTTAATGAAAGCAATACACAAGTTGGGATTCAAGGAACCAACACCAATACAAAAAGCTTGTATTCCGGCTGCTGCTCATCAAGGGAAG GATGTTATCGGGGCTGCAGAGACAGGATCTGGTAAAACACTTGCATTTGGTTTGCCCATTTTGCAACGTCTTTTGGAGGAGCGTGAGAAGGCTGCAAATGTGGTCAGTGAAAAGGGTGAAGAAGCTGAAAAATACGCTTCCACGGGCCTTTTAAGGAGTCTTATTATTGCTCCAACTAGAGAACTTGCACTTCAG GTCACTGATCATCTGAAAGCAGTAGCCAAGTATATTAATGTTCGGGTGACCCCTATAGTTGGAGGTATTTTAGCAGAAAAGCAGGAAAGACTTTTAAAAGCAAGGCCTGAGATTGTGGTTGGTACTCCAGGGAGGTTATGGGAACTAATGTCATCTGGAGAAAAGCATCTGGTTGAG TTACATTCGCTGTCTTTTTTTGTTCTTGACGAGGCTGATCGAATGGTACAAAATGGTCATTTTAAGGAGTTGCAATCAATAATTGACATGCTTCCCATGTCTAATGTCTCCAGTGAAGTTAATTCTCAAGATGCACAAAGTTGTGTTACAGTTTCTAGTGTCCAAAGAAAGAAAAGGCAAACTCTTGTTTTCTCTGCAACTGTTGCACTATCTGCTGATTTTCGCAAGAAGCTAAAGCGCGGTTCAATTCAGAAAAAGCAACTGTCGACTGATGGTTTGGATTCTATTGAAACTCTTTCTGAGCGAGCGGGAATGAGACCCAATGCAGCAATTATTGATCTTACCAATCCATCAATATTAGCAGCCAAGATTGAGGAGTCATTTATTGA ATGCACAGAAGACGATAAAGATGCCCATTTGTATTATATTCTCACTGTCCATGGACAAGGACGCACTATAGTTTTCTGTACGTCAATTGCTGCTTTGCGCCATATTTCTTCCATATTGCGCATTCTTGGCGTCAATGTCTGGACTCTTCATGCTCAAATGCAACAACGAGCGCGTTTAAAG GCCATGGACCGCTTTCGTGAAAAGGAAAATGGCATACTTGTTGCAACAGATGTTGCTGCAAGAGGTCTTGATATACCCGGTATTAAAACTGTTGTCCATTATCAGCTTCCACATTCAGCAGAG GTTTATGTTCATAGAAGTGGAAGAACAGCTAGAGCTTCTGCTGAAGGTTGTAGCATTGCTTTAATCTCCCCAAAAGATACATCAAAGTTTGCTTCATTGTGCAAGTCATTTTCGAAG GATACCTTTCAACGGTTTCCTTTGGAGAACTCATACATGCCAGAGATTCTAAAACGATTGTCTCTTGCTCGTCAAATAGACAAGATAACAAGGAAAGATTCTCAG GAGAAGGCAGAAAAAAGCTGGTTTGATCGGAATGCTAGCTCAGTGGATTTAGTTACCGAAAATTATGACAGTGAGGAGGAACAAGTTAATAAACATAGACAAAAGAAAGCCAGCTCTAAGAAATTGAAGAATTTGCAAACG GAACTCAGTACGCTGATTTCACGTCCTCTGCAATCAAAAACATTTTCACATCGATATTTAGCAGGG GCCGGTGTAACGCCCCTCCTGCAGGAACAATTGCAACAATTAGCAAGGCAAAAATTAAGTGAGCGCCAGGGTACAGGATTCGGCAAAAAGGGAAAATTGGTTGTGATTGGTCAAGATTGTGTGGACGCACTTCATGCACTTCGGAGTGCTGGTGAAGAG GTACGCATGGATATCAAGGATTCAACGGGAAGACAAAGAAATGCAGTGAGTtctaagagaaaaagaaaagaggaaaagacaC